The following coding sequences lie in one Sinorhizobium fredii USDA 257 genomic window:
- a CDS encoding VOC family protein: protein MTTASSAEKAPKVDFKLEVVVIPVSDVDRAKNFYASLGWRLDADFVVGDSFRGIQFTPPGSPSSIHFGKGITSAAPGSASGLYLVVSDIEAARVDLIGRGVEVSEIFHRTGPGQPPASGRDSERRSYFSYATFSDPDGNTWLLQEVTTRFPGRVDAGATTFPSVADLASAFRRAEAAHGEYEKQLGYRDEDWPIWYAEYMIREQSGEPMPS, encoded by the coding sequence ATGACAACTGCAAGCAGCGCCGAGAAAGCGCCAAAGGTCGACTTCAAGCTCGAAGTCGTCGTCATCCCGGTTTCGGACGTCGACCGTGCGAAGAATTTTTACGCGAGCCTCGGCTGGCGGCTCGACGCCGACTTCGTCGTTGGCGACTCGTTCCGGGGCATCCAGTTCACGCCTCCAGGCTCGCCGTCTTCGATCCACTTCGGCAAGGGGATCACCTCTGCCGCGCCGGGGTCGGCAAGCGGCCTCTATCTCGTCGTGTCAGACATCGAGGCGGCGCGCGTCGACCTCATCGGGCGCGGCGTCGAGGTGAGCGAGATCTTCCACCGCACCGGTCCGGGACAGCCTCCGGCCAGCGGTCGGGATTCCGAACGGCGCAGCTACTTCTCCTACGCCACGTTCAGCGATCCGGACGGCAACACCTGGCTGCTGCAGGAGGTCACAACGCGGTTTCCCGGGCGCGTCGACGCGGGCGCCACGACATTCCCGTCGGTCGCCGATCTCGCGAGCGCGTTCCGCCGCGCCGAGGCCGCGCACGGCGAATACGAGAAGCAGCTCGGCTACCGGGATGAGGACTGGCCCATCTGGTACGCCGAGTACATGATCCGGGAGCAGTCCGGCGAGCCCATGCCGTCATGA
- a CDS encoding ATP-binding protein: MASLAVLNGIRLWPRTLRARLFVILLAGLTIAHAMSFAVLFSERYIAARSVMFNTLENDVATSIAILDRLPAAERPVWLDQLERGSYRFVLGRGVRGNPVLEPDDAEVASKIQASIGARYPIEVESIPGGSRHLQAHLRLSDGEPLTIDVTPRGVMPVADWLPYVLIAQLTLLVLCSWFAMRQAIRPLANLARAADTLDPNSSTPRLSETGPSEVAYAATAFNAMRDRITQYLEERVQILAAISHDLQTPITRMKLRAEMAKDSADRNKLIQDLDEVERLVKEGVAYARSAHGKNEKASRIDLASFIESLAYDYQDTGKAVTVGELSHGAVVTRPHALRRILTNLIDNALKFAGSAEIEAQERDDGTVYIRVLDRGPGIPEGQLESVLQPFFRLEQSRNRDTGGTGLGLAIAHQLATVIGASLTLRNRDGGGLAAEIAIRGP; encoded by the coding sequence ATGGCAAGCCTTGCCGTTCTTAACGGAATTCGCCTGTGGCCGCGCACGCTGCGGGCGCGGCTATTCGTTATTCTTCTTGCCGGTTTGACCATCGCCCATGCCATGTCTTTTGCGGTGCTGTTTTCCGAACGCTACATTGCCGCGAGATCGGTGATGTTCAATACGCTGGAAAACGATGTCGCGACGTCAATCGCCATCCTCGACCGGCTGCCCGCGGCCGAACGGCCCGTCTGGCTCGATCAGCTTGAACGAGGGTCCTATAGGTTCGTTCTGGGGCGGGGCGTTCGCGGCAATCCCGTGCTTGAACCGGACGACGCCGAGGTCGCCTCCAAGATACAGGCTTCAATTGGCGCAAGATACCCGATCGAGGTTGAATCCATTCCCGGCGGTTCCCGCCATCTTCAGGCGCATCTTCGCTTGAGCGACGGCGAGCCGCTGACGATAGACGTCACGCCAAGGGGCGTCATGCCGGTGGCTGACTGGCTGCCTTACGTGCTCATCGCGCAGCTTACTCTTCTGGTTTTGTGCAGCTGGTTCGCCATGCGCCAGGCCATCCGGCCCCTCGCCAATCTGGCGAGAGCCGCCGACACGCTTGATCCGAACAGCAGCACGCCGCGGCTGAGCGAAACCGGACCGAGTGAAGTCGCTTATGCGGCAACGGCCTTCAACGCGATGCGCGATCGCATCACGCAGTATCTCGAGGAGCGCGTGCAGATCCTCGCGGCGATCTCACATGATCTGCAAACACCGATTACGCGCATGAAACTCCGCGCGGAAATGGCCAAGGATTCCGCCGACAGGAACAAGCTCATTCAGGACCTCGACGAGGTCGAACGTCTCGTCAAGGAAGGCGTCGCCTATGCACGCAGCGCCCACGGCAAAAACGAAAAGGCCTCCCGCATCGATCTCGCCTCGTTCATCGAGAGCCTGGCCTATGATTATCAGGATACCGGCAAGGCGGTCACCGTCGGCGAGTTGAGCCACGGCGCAGTCGTCACTCGGCCGCACGCTTTGAGACGAATTCTCACCAACCTGATCGACAATGCACTCAAATTCGCGGGCAGCGCGGAAATCGAGGCTCAGGAGCGCGACGACGGTACGGTGTACATAAGAGTGCTCGATCGTGGCCCCGGCATTCCGGAAGGCCAGTTGGAATCGGTCCTGCAGCCCTTCTTCCGCCTGGAGCAATCCCGCAACCGCGATACCGGCGGAACCGGCCTCGGGCTCGCCATTGCCCACCAACTCGCAACCGTCATCGGCGCCTCCTTGACCTTGCGCAACCGCGACGGTGGCGGCCTTGCGGCGGAAATCGCCATACGAGGACCATGA